The following proteins come from a genomic window of Aspergillus luchuensis IFO 4308 DNA, chromosome 3, nearly complete sequence:
- a CDS encoding NAD(P)/FAD-dependent oxidoreductase (COG:O;~EggNog:ENOG410Q1A5;~InterPro:IPR006076,IPR036188;~PFAM:PF01266;~TransMembrane:1 (i7-26o);~go_function: GO:0016491 - oxidoreductase activity [Evidence IEA];~go_process: GO:0055114 - oxidation-reduction process [Evidence IEA]): MQSTQEPADIAVIGAGIVGSALAYYLSNNNKTKKIILVDRSLTPLNGSTGHAPGFVGQYNDSAILTRLARDTVQEYTTIPGGFDTIGGIELATSQTGAERLQRRYDSARAAGLPAELISPEEAARMAPALIKKEDVTSALYFASDGAASATCITRFYQDEARARGVECIEADITGIHKDGNGRVDGVNTGTAGFIPAKTVILATGIWAPELLPNIDTPIPIVPVAHPYMYGPYHDQKKVPSPWIRWPDHHVYARDHGPFYGLGSYNHAPVAQEPKDTAIGEWISEFDNTLKDALGFIPPETGLTPRETFNGIFSMTPDNLPLVGEVPGLEGVYLAAAVWVTHAAGTARFLCDVLEGKEVDGEIKRGLDPGRFAGRDGKTLRKVALGGYNEIYRVGGAEL; encoded by the coding sequence ATGCAATCCACCCAAGAACCCGCCGACATCGCCGTCATCGGCGCCGGCATTGTCGGCTCGGCCCTAGCATACTAcctctccaacaacaacaaaaccaaGAAAATCATCCTCGTTGACCGCTCCCTAACCCCCCTCAACGGCTCAACCGGCCACGCTCCCGGCTTCGTCGGCCAATACAACGACAGCgccatcctcacccgccTCGCCAGAGACACCGTGCAGGAGTACACCACGATCCCAGGCGGCTTCGACACCATCGGCGGGATCGAGCTGGCTACGAGCCAGACAGGCGCAGAGCGTCTCCAGCGCCGATATGATTCGGCCAGAGCAGCAGGCCTCCCTGCCGAACTTATCTCCCCGGAGGAAGCAGCCCGCATGGCCCCAGCCCTaatcaagaaggaggatgtcaCAAGTGCGTTGTACTTCGCCAGTGATGGTGCAGCAAGTGCTACCTGTATCACGAGGTTTTATCAAGATGAAGCGCGCGCTAGAGGCGTCGAGTGCATCGAAGCAGATATTACTGGTATTCATAAAGATGGCAATGGTCGCGTAGATGGCGTGAACACAGGTACAGCTGGATTCATCCCCGCTAAGACTGTCATCCTCGCTACGGGTATCTGGGCCCCTGAGCTTCTACCGAACATTGATACCCCTATCCCCATCGTCCCCGTCGCTCATCCATACATGTACGGACCTTACCACGACCAGAAGAAGGTACCATCCCCATGGATCCGCTGGCCCGACCACCACGTCTACGCGCGCGACCATGGCCCCTTCTACGGCCTCGGCTCATACAACCATGCCCCTGTCGCGCAGGAACCAAAGGATACAGCCATCGGCGAGTGGATCTCTGAGTTTGACAACACTTTGAAAGACGCGCTGGGATTCATCCCACCCGAAACTGGTCTTACCCCCAGAGAAACATTCAATGGGATTTTCTCCATGACGCCGGACAATTTGCCCCTTGTGGGTGAGGTTCCTGGGTTAGAGGGCGTGtatctggctgctgcggTGTGGGTTACGCATGCGGCAGGCACTGCGAGGTTTTTGTGTGATGtgttggaagggaaggaggtggatggggagatcAAGAGGGGGTTGGATCCGGGGAGGTTTGCGGGAAGGGATGGAAAGACACTTAGGAAGGTGGCGTTAGGGGGGTATAATGAGATTTATAGGGTTGGTGGTGCAGAGTTGTAA
- a CDS encoding glycoside hydrolase family 131 protein (CAZy:GH131;~COG:S;~EggNog:ENOG410PFES;~InterPro:IPR041524;~PFAM:PF18271;~SECRETED:SignalP(1-15)): MKGAAFLAFPASTLAGSVLWSGIFNSSYTVADFDEWSWSNQIAPWQWYIHGDGETSEYLALSSDYKNPAASDAQGLRTRLDNTSFWEGQSMQRTELIPQMSPSSSASDLGSGHLYYHFSLSASSTNPPSSSSEHQIAFFESHFTELQYQDNTLKWNAGGDTHYSVELETGKWYNFAYDIDFDNQKVGLWASNGSDALTEVVSPVSASASSNGADFHVGVLSLTGDGTEDWFWSGVYIEKGDLTKSIGDGSSASASGGESSSTTVAAAATTSATSSATSAVTTSVEATTAAAATPTQDVAVASSSTSAASTTSVATTSSSESTAAATPSASAPVIATPSAAPSAAAASGSAALPVPTTASEILTDVRALLTALLTRQGVHARDFTV; this comes from the exons ATGAAAGGAGCcgccttcctcgccttccccgCCTCCACACTGGCCGGATCCGTACTGTGGAGCGGAATCTTCAACTCGTCCTATACTGTCGCTGACTTCGATGAAT GGTCATGGAGCAACCAAATCGCGCCTTGGCAATGGTACATCCACGGCGACGGCGAAACCTCGGAATACCTTGCCCTATCCAGCGACTACAAGAACCCAGCAGCGAGCGATGCCCAGGGTCTGCGTACCAGACTT GACAACACCTCCTTCTGGGAAGGCCAATCTATGCAACGCACCGAACTGATCCCCCAAATgtccccctcatcctccgcctccgaCCTGGGATCCGGCCACCTTTACTACCACTTTTCCCTAAGCGCCAGCAGCACGAACCCCCCGTCCTCGTCAAGCGAGCACCAaatcgccttcttcgagaGCCATTTCACGGAGCTGCAGTACCAGGATAACACGCTGAAGTGGAATGCGGGAGGGGATACGCATTACTCTGTGGAGCTGGAGACTGGCAAGTGGTACAACTTTGCATATGATATCGATTTTGATAATCAGAAGGTTGGACTTTGGGCGTCGAATGGATCGGATGCCTTGACGGAGGTGGTTAGTCCTGTTAGTGCGAGTGCGAGCTCCAATGGGGCTGATTTCCATGTTGGTGTGTTGAGTTTGACTGGCGATGGGACTGAGGATTGGTTCTGGAGTGGGGTTTATATTGAGAAGGGCGATTTGACGAAGAGTATTGGGGATGGTAGCAGTGCTAGTGCTAGTGGTGGCGAGAGTTCTTCGACTACtgttgctgccgctgctactACCTCTGCTACTTCGTCTGCCACCTCTGCTGTTACTACGTCTGTCGAGGCTAccactgctgccgctgctacCCCTACTCAGGATGTGGCTGttgcttcctcttctaccaGCGCTGCTTCGACGACCTCGGTTGCGACTACCTCCAGCTCCGAGTCTACTGCCGCGGCTACCCCCTCTGCTTCTGCCCCCGTCATCGCTAcgccttctgctgctccctctgctgctgctgcctctggATCTGCCGCTCTTCCCGTCCCGACGACCGCCTCTGAGATCCTCACTGATGTGCGCGCGCTGTTGACTGCCCTTCTGACTCGTCAGGGAGTGCATGCTCGTGATTTTACTGTTTAG
- a CDS encoding uncharacterized protein (COG:Q;~EggNog:ENOG410PP34;~InterPro:IPR002347,IPR036291,IPR020904;~PFAM:PF00106,PF13561,PF08659,PF01370;~go_function: GO:0016491 - oxidoreductase activity [Evidence IEA];~go_process: GO:0055114 - oxidation-reduction process [Evidence IEA]) — protein MRTEPYQTWLITGASSGLGKAIAAAALTANHRVIGTTRDIDKAETSYPEFASNGGIWVCLDPAQHDAYERFSRVAEEYNVDVLVNSAGYAFIGAVEDTSEEEVRAQMEVNFYGPLRAARACLPVMREKGSGHIILISSGAGFIARPARSTYAASKFAIEAIYESLSQEVKPFDIKVLIVEPGAFRTPSPGRQVFPSGPGLENGYSDVYKGTPVEEMMALSKDMDSATKWIKGDPEKAARALVVAVDNGYAGYGFLRMPLGRDCVRVLEEKIAALQADLEATREVAMGTDVDVDE, from the exons ATGCGCACGGAACCATACCAGACATGGCTCATCACCGGAGCCTCCTCAGGCCTAGGAAAGGCCATTGCCGCCGCGGCCCTCACTGCCAATCACAGGGTCATTGGCACGACGCGCGACATCGACAAAGCTGAGACTTCTTATCCGGAGTTCGCTTCCAATGGAGGGATCTGGGTATGTCTCGATCCTGCTCAGCATGATGCATATGAGCGGTTTTCGAGGGTAGCTGAGGAGTATAATGTGGATGTGTTGGTGAATAGTGCGGGGTATGCGTTTATTGGGGCGGTGGAGGACACCAG tgaagaagaagtccgcGCCCAAATGGAAGTCAACTTTTATGGCCCCCTCCGGGCCGCGAGGGCTTGTTTACCTGTTATGCGTGAGAAGGGGTCGGGtcatattattcttattagtaGTGGAGCTGG ATTCATCGCCCGCCCCGCCCGCTCCACCTACGCCGCCAGCAAATTCGCCATCGAAGCGATCTACGAATCGCTCTCCCAAGAAGTTAAACCCTTCGACATCAAAGTTCTAATCGTCGAGCCCGGTGCATTCCGCACCCCATCTCCGGGCCGACAGGTCTTTCCTAGTGGACCTGGACTGGAGAATGGATACAGTGATGTATACAAGGGCACGCCGGTTGAAGAGATGATGGCGTTATCGAAGGATATGGACTCGGCGACGAAGTGGATTAAGGGCGATCCTGAGAAAGCGGCTAGGGCTCTGGTTGTAGCTGTTGATAATGGATATGCTGGATATGGGTTTTTGAGGATGCCCTTGGGGAGGGATTGTGTGAGAgtgttggaggagaagatcgcgGCGTTGCAGGCGGATTTGGAAGCTACTAGGGAGGTGGCGATGGGGactgatgttgatgttgatgagtgA
- a CDS encoding putative MFS peptide transporter (COG:E;~EggNog:ENOG410PFC6;~InterPro:IPR000109,IPR018456,IPR036259;~PFAM:PF00854;~TransMembrane:11 (o135-155i167-187o193-212i252-274o280-301i375-392o422-439i451-474o494-513i534-553o559-579i);~go_component: GO:0016020 - membrane [Evidence IEA];~go_function: GO:0022857 - transmembrane transporter activity [Evidence IEA];~go_process: GO:0006857 - oligopeptide transport [Evidence IEA];~go_process: GO:0055085 - transmembrane transport [Evidence IEA]) yields MSDPVGADDLVYVAQAHAPQKEIQTVEEKKESHLPINEKETAVVSAVPSIHDVHDDGREYPTEEEERTLRRVSDTVSWTAYTVAFVELCERFSYYGTTAVYVNFIQQPLPAGSTTGAGYSGQSGALGQGERTSTALTTFNTFWCYVMPILGAWIADEYWGRMRTIQVSIGFAMLGHIIIIISSIPPVIVHANGALACFAVGLVIFGIGVGGFKSNISPLIAEQYKETKLFIKTIPKTGERVIVDPAQTITRIFLYFYFMINVGSLIGSVAMVYAEKYVGYWLAFLLPTIMFGICPIVLFFCRKRYTVTPPTGSVVTKAFQLWSLALRGQWSWNPVTFYHRCKSTEFWDSVKPSRLANKPSWMTFDDNWVEEVRRAVKACAVFAWYPLYWLAYGQMTNNLTSQAATMQLHGVPNDIINNLDPLALIIFIPIMDQFVYPGLRKMGFHFTPIKRIYAGYLLASASMIAAAVTQYYIYKLSPCGNHPSTCDEAAPINVWVQAVPYVLIAFSEIFASITGYEYAYTKAPKNMKSLVQSLYLFMNAISSAIQQGLTALSTDPLLIWNYGFVAVLAFVGGNLFFLCNLKLDKEEDELNNIEESAYLGRNAGEPGKIEA; encoded by the exons ATGAGTGATCCCGTTGGCGCAGACGATCTGGTCTATGTCGCACAGGCCCATGCTCCCCAAAAGGAGATCCAGACagttgaagagaagaaggagtcTCATCTCCCCATTAACGAGAAAGAAACCGCGGTGGTGTCGGCCGTGCCATCTATCCACGATGTCCACGATGATGGGCGCGAGTACCccaccgaggaagaggagcgaaCACTGCGTCGAGTCTCTGACACGGTCAGCTGGACAGCTTACACGGTCGCGTTTGTCGAACTGTGCGAGCGCTTCTCATACTATGGAACCACTGCAGTTT ATGTCAATTTTATCCAGCAGCCTCTCCCCGCCGGCTCCACCACGGGTGCCGGGTACAGTGGACAGTCGGGTGCTCTGGGCCAGGGTGAACGGACCTCCACTGCACTGACTACCT TCAACACCTTCTGGTGCTACGTCATGCCCATCTTGGGTGCCTGGATTGCCGATGAATACTGGGGTCGTATGCGAACCATCCAAGTCTCCATTGGCTTTGCTATGCTTggtcacatcatcatcatcatctcctctatTCCCCCGGTTATTGTACATGCGAACGGTGCATTGGCTTGCTTCGCTGTTGGTCTGGTGATTTTCGGTATTGGTGTGGGTGGATTCAA ATCCAACATCTCGCCCCTGATTGCCGAACAATACAAGGAGACCAAACTCTTCATCAAGACCATTCCTAAGACCGGTGAGCGCGTCATCGTTGATCCCGCGCAGACCATCACTCGCATCTTCCTCTACTTCTATTTCATGATCAACGTCGGCTCCCTTATCGGATCCGTGGCCATGGTGTACGCAGAGAAGTACGTGGGATATTGGCTGGCGTTCCTTTTGCCGACCATCATGTTCGGTATCTGTCCAATTGTTCTGTTCTTCTGTCGCAAGCGGTACACGGTTACGCCCCCGACTGGATCGGTTGTGACCAAGGCTTTCCAGCTGTGGAGCCTGGCTCTTCGTGGCCAATGGTCCTGGAACCCTGTCACATT CTACCACCGCTGCAAATCTACCGAGTTTTGGGATAGTGTCAAGCCTAGCCGTCTTGCCAACAAGCCCAGTTGGATGACTTTTGATGACAATTGGGTCGAAGAAGTGCGTCGTgccgtcaaggcctgtgctGTCTTTGCCTGGTACCCTCTTTACT GGCTGGCCTACGGACAAATGACCAACAACCTGACCTCTCAGGCGGCCACCATGCAGTTGCACGGCGTGCCTAACgatatcatcaacaacctggACCCCCTtgccctcatcatcttcatcccgaTCATGGATCAGTTCGTCTACCCGGGTCTTCGCAAGATGGGCTTCCACTTCACCCCGATCAAGCGTATCTATGCTGGATACCTGCTGGCTTCCGCATCCATGATTGCCGCTGCCGTCACGCAATACTACATTTACAAGCTGAGCCCATGTGGCAACCACCCCAGCACCTGCGACGAGGCCGCTCCCATCAACGTGTGGGTGCAGGCAGTGCCTTACGTGCTGATTGCCTTTTCGGAAATTTTCGCCTCCATTACTGGTTACGAGTATGCGTATACCAAGGCGCCGAAGAACATGAAGAGTTTGG TTCAATCTCTTTACCTCTTCATGAACGCCATCTCATCTGCTATCCAGCAGGGTCTTACCGCCCTGTCAACCGATCCCCTCTTGATCTGGAACTATGGGTTCGTCGCCGTGCTGGCTTTCGTCGGTGgaaatctcttcttcctctgcaacTTGAAGCTTGAtaaggaggaagacgagttGAACAACATCGAGGAGTCGGCATATCTGGGACGCAACGCGGGCGAACCTGGAAAGATCGAGGCGTAG
- a CDS encoding ankyrin repeat protein (COG:S;~EggNog:ENOG410Q2YZ;~InterPro:IPR002523,IPR002110,IPR020683,IPR036770;~PFAM:PF13857,PF12796,PF00023,PF01544,PF13637, PF13606;~TransMembrane:2 (i712-730o742-761i);~go_component: GO:0016020 - membrane [Evidence IEA];~go_function: GO:0005515 - protein binding [Evidence IEA];~go_function: GO:0046873 - metal ion transmembrane transporter activity [Evidence IEA];~go_process: GO:0030001 - metal ion transport [Evidence IEA];~go_process: GO:0055085 - transmembrane transport [Evidence IEA]) encodes MYISMEKSPAAIYLELDDDRIDQLMRAAHRGLLPEVQSLLYGVSPNVQDQTGRTAFSWAASCDLSQVQSFEKQKDCDILLQYLLDRGANPDLGDHHGETPLHWAVKGGNREMVDLLLKKGVSSDIADSRGRTPLSRAAGQGLCTIVQLLLSTGRADPDSKDSRGRTPLSWAAENWHLDTVRALVAHGASADIHDHEGQIPLWWVISNHSKRRESNGQHSEDFQQWLAALGPTHGVEPMTKARRTFLAWASERGDTALVQELLKTTWADPNSIDRYRKTPLVYALEWSHYEIADMLMSGCGDAVDRKHDVVSLKLMVQESRARLLKPFLERYKPDLSNEDESSPIPLMRWALQQADRSTVAVLLEHKAGVDGLENSDWFGPCSTAGASANLLLAHARTDGASIPVMDMTIPDGDRATLTALLSHRRQIMALDDGYDGRYSRGLKSSVAVDIMVFRDGRRAARWINDDTLYQDIKAMPKTADETHLLLFRENHYWNTYCQLTDTPNELQFSLGNKSPCRTFSLFVRLDMKIGTSFTDDQDDDRKVRIIEWAVLEAPQKTIHYFSNLSYGWIPESDLELVQLFMQTWRDDWIAFCREARGYLGRLRTHQLTARGKDDRLIDSIAESMQQWTQIQASLAEQLSQARYFVAQYQRFSETRKFSEKMHSMIDGLDKEISGQIDKLEQTVRDLLQIEFAWVSINEAHRSTSLATSMKRLSWITFIFLPLTFASSLFGMNVDVLSDNPSWRWYPLIGGVLLLLTVAVWLSSKFTNIERWVENQAEQLINGRQKKETLVW; translated from the exons ATGTACATAAGCATGGAGAAGTCTCCTGCAGCCATCTACTTGGAATTGGACGATGACCGTATTGACCAGCTTATGCGGGCCGCCCACCGAGGCTTGCTTCCCGAGGTTCAATCCCTCCTCTATGGCGTTTCCCCCAACGTCCAAGACCAGACCGGTCGGACCGCCTTCTCCTGGGCCGCATCCTGTGATCTCTCACAGGTCCAGTCCTTCGAAAAGCAGAAGGATTGCGATATTCTGTTGCAGTATCTCCTGGACAGAGGCGCCAATCCCGATCTTGGTGACCACCATGGGGAAACACCTCTCCACTGGGCCGTGAAAGGTGGGAATCGCGAAATGGTAGACCTCCTCCTGAAGAAGGGAGTGTCCTCCGATATCGCAGACTCCCGTGGTCGTACACCGTTATCACGTGCAGCGGGACAAGGACTCTGTACCATCGTGCAGTTATTGCTATCCACTGGCAGAGCGGATCCAGATAGCAAGGACAGCCGGGGCCGGACTCCGCTATCATGGGCTGCCGAAAACTGGCACTTGGATACCGTGCGCGCATTAGTTGCGCACGGGGCTAGCGCCGATATCCACGACCACGAGGGGCAGATTCCACTCTGGTGGGTCATCAGTAACCATAGTAAGAGACGAGAGTCAAATGGGCAGCATTCGGAGGACTTTCAGCAGTGGCTCGCCGCTCTCGGACCGACACATGGGGTGGAGCCCATGACCAAGGCCCGACGAACCTTCCTAGCCTGGGCGAGTGAACGCGGCGATACAGCGCTTGTACAGGAGCTGTTGAAGACGACCTGGGCAGACCCTAACTCTATTGATCGTTACAGGAAGACTCCGCTAGTGTACGCGCTTGAATGGAGTCACTACGAGATAGCGGACATGCTGATGTCTGGCTGCGGGGACGCGGTGGATCGTAAGCACGATGTTGTGTCACTAAAGCTGATGGTCCAAGAGAGCCGAGCTCGATTGCTGAAACCATTCCTGGAGCGGTACAAGCCAGATCTGAGCAACGAGGATGAATCGAGTCCGATTCCTCTGATGAGGTGGGCGCTGCAGCAGGCTGATCGCTCGACCGTCGCTGTGCTTCTAGAACACAAGGCGGGTGTGGATGGGCTGGAAAACAGCGATTGGTTTGGTCCCTGCAGCACGGCCGGAGCATCAGCGAATCTGTTGTTGGCTCACGCCCGAACCGATGGTGCTTCAATTCCCGTGATGGATATGACTATCCCGGATGGTGATCGTGCCACATTAACAGCATTGTTAAGTCATCGGAGGCAAATTATGGCACTTGATGATGGCTACGATGGGCGCTACAGCCGTGGGCTGAAATCAAGCGTCGCTGTGGATATCATGGTCTTCCGGGATGGACGGCGTGCGGCGCGTTGGATCAACGACGATACTTTGTACCAAGACATAAAGGCAATGCCAAAGACGGCGGACGAGACACATCTTCT CCTCTTCCGGGAGAATCATTATTGGAACACATATTGCCAATTGACCGATACGCCAAATGAGCTGCAATTCTCTCTCGGAAATAAAAGTCCCTGTCGAACGTTCTCACTGTTTGTCCGCCTAGACATGAAGATCGGGACCTCCTTTACCGACGACCAGGACGACGACCGCAAGGTCCGCATCATCGAATGGGCCGTTCTGGAAGCGCCTCAGAAGACTATCCACTACTTCAGCAATCTGTCATACGGATGGATCCCTGAGAGTGACCTGGAGCTGGTGCAGCTGTTTATGCAAACATGGCGGGACGACTGGATCGCGTTTTGCCGGGAGGCTCGGGGGTACTTGGGACGGCTG CGAACACATCAATTGACTGCCCGAGGCAAAGATGACCGCCTTATTGACTCCATCGCGGAAAGCATGCAGCAATGGACGCAAATCCAAGCATCGTTGGCCGAGCAGCTTAGTCAGGCTAGGTATTTTGTCGCGCAGTACCAGCGGTTCAGCGAGACGCGCAAGTTTAGTGAAAAGATGCATAGTATGATAGATGGGTTAGACAAAGAGATATCAGGACAGATTGATAAGCTAGAGCAGACGGTGCGCGATTTGCTGCAGATT GAATTTGCGTGGGTGTCAATTAATGAGGCGCACCGGTCGACTAGCTTGGCGACGAGCATGAAACGGCTCAGTTGGATTACG TTcatttttcttcccttgacATTTGCGTCG AGTTTATTCGGCATGAACGTGGATGTCCTCAGCGACAACCCTTCATGGCGTTGGTATCCTCTCATTGGAGGAGTTCTACTGCTATTGACGGTGGCAGTATGGCTATCGAGCAAGTTTACGAAT ATTGAGCGATGGGTAGAGAACCAAGCAGAGCAGCTTATCAACGGACgtcagaagaaagagacaCTTGTGTGGTGA
- a CDS encoding cytochrome P450 (COG:Q;~EggNog:ENOG410PVFX;~InterPro:IPR001128,IPR017972,IPR002401,IPR036396;~SECRETED:SignalP(1-21);~go_function: GO:0005506 - iron ion binding [Evidence IEA];~go_function: GO:0016705 - oxidoreductase activity, acting on paired donors, with incorporation or reduction of molecular oxygen [Evidence IEA];~go_function: GO:0020037 - heme binding [Evidence IEA];~go_process: GO:0055114 - oxidation-reduction process [Evidence IEA]), with the protein MLPVLLIAILPIIYLIHEYFSDPLSRIPNAHPLSPYTTKWITHHRNRTTEVKAIYTAHRARGPIIRLSPTELSINSLEGLRAIYTQGAFEKHAFYADTFINFHTPNMVGMLENKAHGEQKRLLSGIYAKSYLLRSGDIKILGREMVVRRLGEFLKGVVAKGAVFNVLPVFQAVGMDFTSGFVFGAQGGTRFLEDLASWGVWLGQYEAFKSLSREDRFMGFVERWCLGLCEGVGLLKEDGGLVTQPVVYDRLWEGLEEKKKVSGEDINLKLAVASEILDHLVAGHETTGITITYIMWELSKRPDLQTRLREELATLSGSLRHTEEMEKKLPPLADIDALPLLDAIVRETLRRHAPAPAPLSRVTPPEGAWIHGYYIPGGVQVSSSAYSLHRIEEVFPSPEEWIPMRWMDAKDDKIHDMRRLFYPFGTGGRMCLGNNFAFLEIKLVIAMVYANYLPEVVDDEDIEQHLEFIALPKGRKLMRETLSHPRNPIS; encoded by the exons ATGCTCCCTGTTctcctcatcgccatcctccccatcatctacCTCATCCACGAATACTTCTCCGACCCCCTTTCTCGCATCCCCAACGCTCACCCCCTCTCTCCATATACCACCAAATGGATAACCCACCACCGCAACCGCACCACCGAAGTGAAAGCCATCTACACCGCCCATCGCGCCCGCGGGCCCATAATCCGCCTCTCCCCTACCGAACTCAGCATCAATTCGCTTGAAGGCCTGCGGGCAATCTATACGCAGGGCGCGTTCGAAAAACATGCGTTTTATGCTGACACATTTATAAACTTCCATACGCCGAACATGGTTGGTATGCTGGAGAATAAAGCTCACGGGGAACAGAAGAGGTTGCTCAGTGGGATTTATGCCAAGAGCTATCTGCTCAGGTCGGGGGATATTAAGATTCTGGGGCGGGAGATGGTAGTTAGGAGGTTGGGGGAGTTCTTGAAAGGAGTCGTTGCGAAGGGTGCGGTGTTCAATGTGTTGCCTGTTTTTCAGGCTGTGGGAATGGATTTTACCTCTGGGTTTGTGTTTGGAGCGCAGGGTGGGACGAGGTTCTTGGAGGATCTGGCTTCTTGGGGAGTGTGGTTGGGGCAGTATGAGGCTTTTAAAAGCTTAAGCAGGGAGGATAGGTTTATGGGCTTTGTGGAGAGGTGGTGTTTAGGGTTGTGTGAGGGGGTTGGTCTTTtgaaggaggatggaggCCTGGTGACGCAGCCTGTGGTTTATGATCGGCTTtgggagggattggaggaaaagaaaaaggtatCTGGCGAGGATATAAATTTGAAGTTAGCCGTTGCATCGGAGATATTGGATCATTTGGTGGCGGGGCATGAGACGACTGGTATTACCATCACGTATATCATGTGGGAGCTGTCGAAGAGGCCGGATTTGCAGACAAGACTGAGAGAGGAGCTGGCTACATTGTCTGGGTCGTTAAGGCATACtgaggagatggaaaagaaactGCCTCCGTTGGCAGACATCGATGCACTTCCGTTGCTGGATGCCATCGTCCGGGAAACTCTCCGACGACACGCACCGGCTCCGGCACCGTTATCCCGGGTGACTCCACCAGAGGGAGCATGGATCCATGGGTATTATATTCCCGGCGGAGTACAGGTCAGTTCCTCTGCATACTCACTGCACCGGATTGAAGAGGTCTTTCCGTCTCCGGAGGAGTGGATTCCCATGcgttggatggatgcaaaAGATGACAAGATCCATGATATGCGGCGCCTGTTCTATCCGTTCGGAACCGGCGGAAGGATGTGTCTGGGGAACAATTTTGCATTTCTGGAGATCAAGCTGGTTATAGCGATGGTATATGCTAACTACTTGCCCgaggttgtggatgatgaagatattgagCAGCACTTGGAGTTCATTGCATTGCCaaaggggaggaagttgatg AGGGAAACCTTGTCCCATCCTCGAAATCCTATATCCTGA